One segment of Candidatus Kapaibacterium sp. DNA contains the following:
- a CDS encoding helix-turn-helix domain-containing protein, translated as VTKEQKFSLINTEQLCKLLGVSRIIIYNWRKKGILPYKKISKMVYFDPVEVQQALKSFNLGSLHTCI; from the coding sequence CTGTAACTAAAGAGCAGAAGTTCAGTTTAATTAATACTGAGCAATTATGCAAATTGTTAGGAGTAAGCAGGATTATAATTTACAACTGGCGTAAAAAAGGCATCCTTCCCTACAAAAAAATCTCCAAAATGGTTTACTTCGACCCCGTGGAAGTTCAACAAGCTCTAAAGAGTTTCAACTTAGGTTCTCTTCACACTTGTATTTAG